In Styela clava chromosome 6, kaStyClav1.hap1.2, whole genome shotgun sequence, the genomic window ttcaatcatttttaaaggCTTGACTGCGGGAGGGATACCGCAGATAAAGAGGATGAAGAGTTTGTGATTATTGGAATACCCGCAATATCACTTGGTTTAAGAGATCGGATTTTCTTTCAATTGTAGTTTCTACTTTGTATGTAATATGATATTTATCTTGAATATTATGAAAGAGAATAATGGgtgttttaaatttgaaaattgtttttcttaTCCCATTCGAAAGACGTAATATATATGTCGCAATGACATTCATAGTTGTTATTCACGTACCCGTCTTTATTCAACGAAAACAACTAGCTCCACAACATCATCTAGCGAGACAAACTCCAAGACTAGTTTACACTGACAATCACAAAAACACTGACTATATCTTCAAAGATCAAGATATAAAGAAACTACACTATATTATTATGTTTGTtctgtaaaaataatattgattttatatatatataacttcgCTTATTACATGTAAATTTTGAGTTATGGCAAATTGACCATAAACCCAAACTTGTTGCCAAAATTTGCCCATGTACTTGGTGTGGCGTGAAAGCATTTAAAATCAAGCGTAAACTGATCAGGAGTCCCATTTGCTAAATTTCGTTAGGGGCCTACTATTTAATTAGCGTGTTAGTGAAGCACCAACTCTCTCGTAAAAGGAGAAATTGGAATTCACAAATATTGTAAATATTCGAGAGGAATTTTTTGAGAGAGTTTTTTCAAGACAAATCAGACGTCTCGTAAAATACCTTGTTCACACATTTTCTCAAGAAATTGGCATTCGCCAACCTTCTTCAACACGCTGGAGCGGTGGTAAACTAAGGGGGGCATAATTTTTTTCGTTAGTAGTTTGACCTATTCTTAGTAGGGATCCAAGTTGGTCCTCAGGTCAAACAAgagtgtctcaaaaatgtcgtgtctcGCTTGTTCCATTTGTCCTACTTGGCCCACTCGTCCCACTTGCCCCACTTATCCCACTtttcccacgtgtcccactatCCCACTTGGCatacttgtcccacttgtccggcgtgtcccacttgtacccacgtgtcccacttgtccccaCGTGTCCCATTTGTTCAACGTGTCTCACTTGTCACATatgtaccacttgtcccacgtgccCAACGGGACAAGTAgaacacgacatttttgagacgcCGTGTCGGAAATAGGTGGTTCACGTTAAGCTCAGAACAGATCTTCAGTATATTTATAGTAACGTGCATTTTGATATTATTAGCAATATTTCTGGGACAAAAATTCCAAAACAACTACGTTTAATGTAAGTATTTcttctgctccaaattttgaatgaatgcGGGCTCTAGAGATATTTCGGAGAGCCAAACCGATTTGCATCAGTTTTCAGTTATGTATGAACTCCAATTTATGACTATTTGATGTCTGAATTTACGACCGACACTTCCAACTTCAAATGGAAGTTCTGAATACTGACTCGGAGATGTTCAGAAAACGAATCCCAATACCTGGACAATTCTCTAACCTTCTCAGCCAATTTGTCGGAAACCATCGATAAACGCacatataaaaatgaaaaataaattgaacattcaaataaatttattgctcAACTTGCAGTCAACaaactcaaaaatacaaaaatgaattcaGACGCATAAAATGTAATGGTAAGGTTCGCAAGCAACCTGGAATTTGAGAGAATTGAGTCGGTGAATATTATGCTCACGAGTCACGCACGACccattatattttacaaagcTGCTCCCAAAacgtgtgacatcttggtgcctGCAAATATTCATCTGTAATCAAGTAATGAATCATAGCCATACGACCGGTATGAAGCCCCTGACCTAAAATCACGATCAGAGTTTTAATTATGTAATACATTGATATTTTCAAGTGCGAAAGGTTCTGGCGCGTTTTTTCAAACCGGGCCCGCAGTTCCAAATTTAAGCTTCTGGGGCCTAAAATTGTAGTAGATAGTTGGaacaaaaatttttaatataccaTGATAGTCAATGTATTTGCCGAAATGTACGGTTTAATATTTTACTCGGAATTAAGAGACAATTTGGAGTCAAAggttttaatttattgaaataaaccCATTTGACTCCACTAACTTgatataaactatatatatatatatatatatatatatatatatatatatataataatatgttTGGGGATATAATTATCATTGTTCactaaaaatattgatattaacATTTGTTGCATGTTTTCTTGCAATTTCGAATAACATAAGTATTAGAAGAGCAGTATGATCTCCAGCCTGTACACTGTGCGTCTTCATCGGAGCAAGAAGAccctaaaattaaaaacaaaatttaatatagttttaaaaaaaataactaattaTATAATCTGAACGGAAAGTCCCATCTGTTGCGTGATTTGCAATAGACGACGAATGATGAAAAGATCccgatttcaatttattatgGTCTAGTTATTACTTAAGGCcgaaaacaaattcaaaaagtCTGGCATATTGAATCGATgctataaaattttcaatatatttgaaatattttataatttatggacaatttttacataaaaaatagaaagagGAAAATCTCAGTCAATTTAATAAACTCCTACTCATAGACGTAAAATTGTATGAGTGTCACTTGGTATGCGATCTCATTTGCTCAACGTGATCTCAATAGCATATCAAAGGGGCGCCAATTGtggtgccactttggtatgcaTTCAATCTCATataaagacattctcatagaatCCAGTTTCTAAGCCTAACTACATCAATGAGATCACAAGACTGCTGAGATTGCATACCAAAGTAGCACCAATATTTGTTCTAGAACAAAACTCTCGATTTAGCTTTTATTATACAGTAATTCAAGTGCTCCAAACCTGAGCATTCTTCACAACTCTTTCTGCATTTGTCTTTCATATAGCCGGGGTTCCTTTCACATTCACCGATACTAGCCCAATACGAACAAGAATGGTTCTCGTCCAAGCAGACCTCTGGCGGATTAGTTGTGGTAGTAGGTCGTCTAGTTGTAGTAGTGGCTGTCTTGGTAGTAGTAGTGGTTGTAGTAGTAGGTTTGGTTGTGTTGGGGGAAATAGTTGTCCCTGCAGTTATTATGACAATATATGTTCATTTGTGTACTTTAACATTATTTTCGTACGTTAATTTTTTCCTAATAAAGTTGAGCTCATGATGAATATACTCAAACCAAATAGcgtttgtaaaatataatttacaaaAAGTTTCATATCGTACCAGGTGGCTTGGTTGTACAGGCTTTACAACTTTTCTTACAAAGGGCCAACATGATATCCGGACTTTTTTGACATTCGCCATCTGCTGCCCAAGTACTGCATGACTCTTCCATATCAGTACATGGAACTgggtttgttgttgttgctgacGATGTTGTTGACGGTGCGACAGTAGTTACAGGTGATGTCGTTGAAGAAGCtacatttttgtgaaaatgcATGAACAGAGTTTTTGTACAATAAAGCATAggttaaaaattatttcaaatcattaGATTTTGAAATTCACAAATTTATTAGTGACTTACTTGCGATCAACTTAAAAAACAGTTCAATTAACATTGATATATGTCTGGTGAGTTTATCTGACAAAAATAACGTTAAAAACGTTTTCATCCATTTTGGTTAATTATATAATCcgttcaatttaatttttgaaaccTTGGTGGATTAGTTATATTAGTAGGTTGTCTAGTTGTTGTAGTGATCTTGGTTGTCATAGTAGGTTTGGTTGTGATGGGGGGTCGGTTGTTCCTGTAGTTATTGTGAAAGTGAATGTTCAATCGTGTATTTGAACACTGTTTCAGTTCGTTTATTTTTTCCTGATAAAGTCGAGTTTATAATGTTTTACTCAAACCAAATAgctcaaaacaaatttcgaatcgtaaaaaatagcaaaattgtttattatcaAGAAAAATTTGCCGTGTTGATGATCAATGTTTTATGATCCTAACATCTTCAATAGGTATACAATGTAGAAATCATTATTAGTAAGTTTTGTTGAGTGTTCAAAACACTTGTATCGTACCAGGTGGCTTGGTTGTACAGGCTTTACAACTTTTCTTACAAAGGACCAACATGATATCTGGATTTTTTCGACATTCGCCATCTGCTGCCCAAGTACTGCATGACTCTTCCATATCAGTACATGGAACTGGGTTTGTTGTTGTAGCTGACGATGTTGTTGACGGTGCGACTGTAGTTACAGGTGATGTCGTTGAAGGCGCTACATTTTTGTGAACATGCATAAACAGAGTTTTAGTACAATAAACCGAGGGTATAAAAATGCTTtaaattttttagattttgaaatccacAATTTTATTATTGACATCTTACTTGCGGTCAACTTAATTAACATTGATAGATGTGTGGTGAGTTCATCTGATGAAAAAGCCGTTGAAAATGTTCACTTATTTTGATTAATGTATAATGTCTTTTAATTTACCTCTTTTAACTAAAATATACTCACGGAAagttataaatgatttattgTAATAGCTTATAAACCAATTCAAGATACATATAAGCTACGCCTGCTTTTATAGATACTCAGTAAAAAAAACGTGCAGTCAAACAAAAAGTTTAATGTTGAATTTCGTGCTTTGaatttcatataatatttatacCTGAACAGGAGTTACAACTTTTTCTGCATTTGTCTTTCATGTAATCCGGATTTTTCTCACATTCGCCCATACTTGCCCACCGGGCACATGAATCGTTCTCATCGATGCAAGGTTTATTCGTACCAGTAGTCGTTTGTTTTGTAGTCGTGGAAGGTTTGGTTGTTCCTGAAAATGACaaagtatttgaaaaatactattacaatacAAATCCTGTGAAATGTGAAGTCCTGTTTTTTAACTTCGTTTTGGACTTTGTTTATTTGTTAATCGTGATTTGAATCActatttaaataaatgaaacactCGAAAAtctgttttatttaattttttatttaataaaaatagaacagTTGTATATAGTAAAAAAAGATATTGTTGCAACAAACCAGGTGGCTTTGTTGTGCAAACTTTACAGCTCTTTTTACAGATGATTAACATAATTTCAGGATTTTTCTGACATTCTCCTGAAGCCGCCCAGTTAGAGCAAGATTCCTCGTCATCAGTGCAGGTATCCGGACTCTTAGTAGTTGTAGGCGTTTCAGTAGTCCCTACACCTGTTCATATATCAAATTGAGAAAACCAGTAAATCATCCTAATTGCGATTTTAGGCTTAGAAATGTGCAACATAGTTGGTATGGGTAGGCTCAATACACAGGTAGCGCaaacttaaatattatttgatagtttGGCACTGCCCAAAAATAGCCTATTTTTTTACGGTTCAGACCCGCACCTAATTCTAAAAACGAACAACTTTAACCACAAATTAACCACTGATGCGGCTCTGACGATCTTAAACTAAGGCCCTGACAAAACACACCGAAATGCAGCTAGgatgatgaaataataatatatatccaAAGCTTCGATTTTGTTGTATGAAAACATCTATTTCCCATTTTTTTAGATGTCAAGTCTAATCAAATCTATCACTGATCCACATATTTATTTCGTATGTTCAAGATTCAAAAAGATTCACAATTGTGAAACATAGATATTTAACTCTTGTATTCTACAATTGaaaattgtataaatatttttatttaaacaagaaaacaagaaaCAAACCATCTTTGCAATCTCTTTTCAAACTTTGTCCCAGACTTTTGCTCTGCCCGATGTCATTGCATCTGAAATAGATTTCCAATTTTCAGTGCAAAGAACGTAGGGCTACACGTTAATCTCAATCAGCTATTAATGCTTGTTTAATGATTGTTAATCATAATTGGCCGATTACCTTGGTATATAGTCGTTGTAACATGGCAAAAGTTCATCAATGATATTGTACAAAGTTCTATCATGGCGTTTCAGTTCTTCTCTTGTGTTTATGTGGTTTTGAATTCCGTCGCCACCCACTGGTCCCTCTCGTTGTTGTTCAAAGAATGCTTGTACCCCTTAATTGAGAATGTGTGCAGTGTGACTGAAGCACACAGAAACCGTTTCATGGAATCCACTAACAATGCTATaacaaattgttaaaaaaaaatactggaAAATCACAGTAAAAAGCCAGTTTTTGGAAACTACCTACATTGTAGATTTTTTTGCTGTTCGCCCTATTTTACATTACTTGTGGCCTGTACAGTTGATAAAGCGGTGGCGCGAGTACATGCGTAAGGAATACGCATCGAAGCAAACGTCTTTCTCGAGTACCGTGAGGATTTACTGGAGATATAACTAACCTTCAGCGAAGTATTCTCTGTTGTCGGTATTGGCATATGTGTTTGTCCATAAGCCCCTTGATCTAGCGTAGTTGAATGAACGTTGAAGACGTGAATTAAAGTTTGGTATTGCAGTGTGGCATGCTATCAAATGAATACCATGTGCAAACTCATGCATAAAAATGTCTTGATTTCGGGCGTATctgtcaaataaaaaaaatcagattagtaaaacattttattatttttacttaatcGATACACACAAGGCtaaaaaagctgatatgtggtAGTAATGAGTCAGTTTGTAATATTTATGATCTATATAACCAATAAATATTCATGCATTGAAGTTAGCAATTTCAAAAGTCTAGGACAAACAGGTAGGCAGCGGAATATAAGCATTAAATCAGAATGCCTGTCATAGGGCATCAAAAATCTTCacttaatctaatgttttacattatttttaatcttaTAAAGATATTCATATCAACttatgtttttttatgttttatattttaaagtagCGTCAAATTTAAGCAACTAGAAACTGGTGAAAACTACCTGTTGTTAATATATTAATACATAACATTGTGGCAACTttgcaatgaaaatatttataatttgaatagCAATATCCACCCGTCCCCTCTTTCACACAACATATTCTCTTCTGCTCCAACATTTACTGGATTTTGGAATGTTCCTCCAGCTGCCCGTCGTGTCCACCAGGTGTATTGTCGCATTTCCGGTACCTGTGATAAATGATATGAagtatatgtatgtatgttttcAATGTTGAGGTATAAATGAAATTCTCAAAGTCTCAAAACTCCATTTACGAATTAAAAACATAATCTTACCATTGGTACCGTCTCTCTTCTGCCTATAATTGCGACTCTTCCCTTATTGCGATACATGTGATCACGGAGGTCTTTTCTATCTGCCATCATAAACCTTACAACGTAACAAGCTCGTTGTAAGGccctaaaatttaaaatttatgttcATATTGCTAACATAAAAAGAACAAATTCTATTCacaaaataacaacaaattggTGCAACTCGAACACTAGTTAAAAGAAGCGCCACCTCGTGTCAGCAATGCATTGCAACGTACCTGTCATCTACTCTTGATGAACTCATTACGGGAATTCCATATGCACTTGTGTATTTACGATAGAAAGATGTATCAAGTCTATATCGCGAAACAGCCTCTGATGGTACACCAGTCACCTGAAACAAGCAGTGGATTAATTTTAGTGTGAGTGGAAGTGTGTACAACGATTTTAAACATATCAAAAAGTAGGTCTCATAGGTATTTTTTGATACAGACCCTACATTCACACTTAGCTATGCATATATTACAAACTTGTACGTCAAAAAGAATCTTGTCTGTAAAAAAACAGTATTGAAATGATACTTGATACTAAACAAGATACTTATAGTATCCCGAGGGGAAAGTATCCTCGATGAAAATGTTATGAACCATAGTAATCGCTAAGAATTCCAATATACGAATGTCAGCATTAGTATGAAGCAGTTTTACAATtgtatttcatgtttttatttcttCGAAGTTTGCGCGATACCATTGATATCATCATTTGCTAACCCTTTTCTTCAACCTTTTATATTATGAGTTGCAACGTATTCAAATTTCCCATATTATCCCGTCAGCGTGACTATCTGATTCAGATTAGATCTGACGTAAACTGTGCAAAACTTTGTATTGTCATTTCAAGTAAGCaatattcaatgcaaaataccaACCCGACTACACGTATTTCCCGTCGGTGCATTAACGTCGTCTTCTGAGTCAGGTAGTGGCTCATCGACGTCCGGAAAGTCCAATTCCATGACGAAATGCTGCATCGCAGCAATTCCTGAGAAGGATATATGATTAAGATTATCTGTCCTTGGAACAATACAACTATAAAAGGTTAGAATTCGGCCTTATTCATCATCACGGTTCAAACATTTGAATTTGAAAGTTGTACACAAAGTGATTATTGAACCTGCAAGTAATTTTTCTACATCATActaaaaatttccaaaacataATTTGTTTATATGTTCGTGTATCTGGCAAAATTCTATTTATTGACTTGaatgaaacaaataaacaataaaaataaacacattcGAGAACAGACGTTGCTAGGTAAAACTCCAATTCTACTATTATGTAATGTTCATATGCACCATGCAATAAGTGCCGCGACTTTTGGGTTGGGTTATGAATTTTTGGGCATTCAATTATAAATTGACATGCTTTTTTTAACGAACTCGTGATATCTATGctgtatgaaatatatatttaattctcACAGTTCTTCCAACACTGTTTGCTGTTCagtattcaaatatatacatattttgaacAGAATTACCAGCTCTTGCGTAGAACATAAACTTCGGAATGCAATCATCATCAATTGCAAGTGCTTCGATCGTCAATTTCCAGTATGGGGCTCTCCTTGCGAAACCACTGTACTCTTCATATAAGCCATCAATAAAGGTGACATtctaaaatgaaattatataattcaAGTTATTTCTATCCGGTTCTGAGTATTCCTACAGTATACGGCAAACTGTTTTTTACACAAGTAGAAAGGTTGATCACATGAGTGCTACTGACAATGACTGAAAAACATCGATGTCGATGTTTAGTGTTAATAATTTTCTGCAAAAGTTTTCGcttaaaaacgcttaaaattctACCAATTTTACGATTCGAAGTAGTTAGTTACCGtgtgattttcaaaaaaaaaatttggaggcTATTTCAAAGGGTTCTGGTCATGTTCAAAACATTTATTGCATTGGGCCTTCGCTGTGAATAGGTCACAAATGGACAGCACTGTGTAGGCCAAAACCACCGTCACCATGACCGACAATAGTATGACGATATTAATGAAACTTTATACTGACACGTAGACTAATTAAAATGAGTAGCCAATTATGGTCAATTGAAATAGGAGATAAACTCACGGGAACTTTAATCGTGATCCAATGGGATTGAGCGGCGTCAACAAGATTTTCATCATCACCTTTGATGAATCTTTCATCCCATACCGATGCTGATAATCGCGCTATGACGGATGTTCCTGGATCACACTTTGATGGACGAGTGGCAATCTTGCTGATTGCATAAAACTTTGGAAGTTCAAAGTATAAATTCCTGAAGTTCAAGTAAAATGtgatgaaacatttaaaaatttcaaacacgaACAAACGTATTTGTCAGAATTTAACTTTTAACATGGTAATATTATAGGTAATATTTAAAAAGATTCTACATGGATGTATAAAACGTAGGATTCAAACTCgaaataatgaaaatacaaacaatCCTTTTTAAAAAGTTGTTCTATATAAGGGATTAGCTGTCCGATGTCTTGTCGGGAGAAACAGATTATAGGAAAATACCTATACTATCTTTAGTTAAACTTGCCAAGGTATTAAAGAGATTGACTATAATAGATTAGATACGGTTTCTAGACGATTGTGAAACGATCAATTCACCAATTCTCACCATTTTTTAAAAGTATCATAATCGCTTATATCTTCTTCATAATCAACCAGCCATGAATCGTCACAAACCCAAGCTCCGCCTGATAACAGAATGCAAAACAAAATGCAAATAATGCAAAACGAAATATCACTGATTGATTTTGTAAGAACGCGTTTCAAAATGTCATTCTTGCATGAAACATTGTATGTGACTTCACATACGatagatattattttaaatcaatccTAAAAACATTTTATACTTTAGTACTTATGTAATTCGAAAAATAGAAGGCCGGGATGGAAAAACCACCTTGGCTGTAAAGTTTACGTGGCGTGCATTTTTGTATCTTCAATATGAATTGGACTCATAGCTAAATAGGAATCTTATATGAACGGAACATTCCTTCGAGTTCACAACCCTTAATCTTAAAACGTGCCTGCTTTAGATTGAAAACTTCtatgttttattttcagaaatgtttATACCGGTGGTGTGCAACAGACCTCCCGCGGACCAGAATCCGGtccgccaagccatttagtatGGCCCtcgtcaacactcagatttttctcTATTAAGGAAATAAAACCCTAACTCAACAGTCCATGTTTTTATAAGGCACTCACATGGgtgaaaatacataatgtttttctgctcttgtcgctgcgttaaatctttcgccgttttgcccGTTGCCTTTATGACTCTAAGGCTGAGCGACAACCTTTTCATTGtgagaattttataatttgttgtgcatatggaaaaataaatttttcatgtgctagatgtctgaagttggttatatggcccaccggcgaaaatgttgcacacccctggtttagactCACCTAAATCTGGAATTGTTGCAGATGAGCATAATGTCTTATCCAAAGATGATCCACCACTGATATCCGCAATAATAAAAACGAGTAAATAGACTAAAATCATTATTTTGTCTGTCATGAAATGAATATGGAAAATAATCCATTACTATGCATCATTTACCCCAATTTCACGATATTTCCACATTACTATGCTTGAAATATAAGCCTACACCTCCACAATTTGacttattcaataaaaatcgcttttctgttATAAGAAGTTGAAATACTTCAAAGTCTAAACCCAATTCCTTTCTAATAGATTCTTTGAAGTAAACTCAAAAAATCAACCAACAGCTGCCAAACATCTTCGACGCTAAGTGACTGATGGCTGAAAATTATTGGCTCATACCCGATGCGAAAAACCTCTCTTGCATTAGGACCGCGGTGTCTTAAAAAAGGCACTATTGATTCTCTAATTTACTTTTAATCATTCAATTACATTTTATTACTGATATAAAATAGCTTCGAATGtagttttcaaataataattttttatctttttgcccttattttaaaatattatgagctgttAAATATTTAAGTGCTGACCTTTCAAAGCACTAAGTTGTCCccatcaataaaatatatttcacaccATAATCATTAGGTACGGGCAAGTACGACTTTTGTTTAATGAATTTTATCTCTATCCATCCCATTAACAAATATCATAAAGCTGTTGGACTAATCAATTTTAACAACAACCTGCTAATAAACCTTACAATCTGTATGAGGACACATTTAAAACGAATGGTGTTCCTATCTAATGCATAAAACAAGAATCAATGACTATTCGATCTCAGCATACCATTATATAATACACTGTATTCAAATCCACAAAATGACGAATCATCGTCATTGCTCAGAAACGTGAATCACAATTTTAGTGGCAGTTTTGTTCGTAAATGTATTGAAGTAGCGGGGTCGGGTCAGATCCAccttaaaatgaattaaaaatatacctatataaatataatatgtttGGAGATATAGTTATCATTGTTCactaaaatataacaaaattaacATCCGTTGCATGTTTTCTTGCAATTTCGAATAACATAATCATTAGTTGAGCAGTATGATCAGTAAGTGGAGcctaaaattcaaaacaaattcattagagtttttaaataaaaactaaatcAATTATATGGTATGAATAGAAAGTCCCATCTTTTGCGTGATTCGCAAGAGACGAATGATGAAAAGATCTCGattacaatttattattctctAGTTATCACTCAAAGGacagaaacaaatttaaaaattctggCATAATGAATCGATGATATAAAAGTGTCAATATTTtgggaaaatttaaaatttatgttcAATTTCACAGAAAAAATAGGAAGAAAGGTAAGAATAGAAAAATCTTAGTCAATTTATCAGACTCCCACTCAATGACGTTAAAGTATACGGGTGCCATATTCTATGCAATATTACTTGCTCAACGCGATCTCAATagcataccaaagtggcaccaATTGTTGGGCCACTTTGGTATGTGTTTAATTTCCTAAAGACATTATCATAGAACTCAGTTTCTAGACCGAACTAAATCACCGAGATCACACAACTGCTAGGATTGCATACCAACGTATCACCATTATATAATCTGGAACAAAACTATCGGTTTTGATTTAAATTGTTTcctataatataattagaaagtaGTTCAAACTCTCCTAACCTCAGCATTCTCGACAACTCTTTCTGCATGTGTCTTTCATATAGCGGGGGTTCCTTTCACATTGACCGAGCATAGCCCAATTCGAACAAGTATAGTACTCATCGAAGCAGGCTTTAGGTGGATTAGTTGTGGTTGTTTCTGTAATTATTGTGAAAGTAAATGTTCATTTGTGTATTTAAACACTATTTcagttcgttaattttttcctGATAAAGTCGAGCTTATAATGCTTTACTCAAACCAAATAGcttaaaacaaatttcaaatcgtaaaaaatagaaaaattgtttattatcaAGAAAAATTTGCTGTGTTGATGTTGATGTTCACCATCTGCTGCCCAAGTACTGCATGACTCTTTCATATCAGTACATGGAACTGGGTTTGTTCTTATTGCTGACGATGTTGTTGATGGTGCGACAGTA contains:
- the LOC120331930 gene encoding uncharacterized protein LOC120331930; this encodes MTDKIMILVYLLVFIIADISGGSSLDKTLCSSATIPDLGGAWVCDDSWLVDYEEDISDYDTFKKWNLYFELPKFYAISKIATRPSKCDPGTSVIARLSASVWDERFIKGDDENLVDAAQSHWITIKVPNVTFIDGLYEEYSGFARRAPYWKLTIEALAIDDDCIPKFMFYARAGIAAMQHFVMELDFPDVDEPLPDSEDDVNAPTGNTCSRVTGVPSEAVSRYRLDTSFYRKYTSAYGIPVMSSSRVDDRALQRACYVVRFMMADRKDLRDHMYRNKGRVAIIGRRETVPMVPEMRQYTWWTRRAAGGTFQNPVNVGAEENMLCERGDGYARNQDIFMHEFAHGIHLIACHTAIPNFNSRLQRSFNYARSRGLWTNTYANTDNREYFAEGVQAFFEQQREGPVGGDGIQNHINTREELKRHDRTLYNIIDELLPCYNDYIPRCNDIGQSKSLGQSLKRDCKDGVGTTETPTTTKSPDTCTDDEESCSNWAASGECQKNPEIMLIICKKSCKVCTTKPPGTTKPSTTTKQTTTGTNKPCIDENDSCARWASMGECEKNPDYMKDKCRKSCNSCSAPSTTSPVTTVAPSTTSSATTTNPVPCTDMEESCSTWAADGECRKNPDIMLVLCKKSCKACTTKPPASSTTSPVTTVAPSTTSSATTTNPVPCTDMEESCSTWAADGECQKSPDIMLALCKKSCKACTTKPPGTTISPNTTKPTTTTTTTTKTATTTTRRPTTTTNPPEVCLDENHSCSYWASIGECERNPGYMKDKCRKSCEECSGSSCSDEDAQCTGWRSYCSSNTYVIRNCKKTCNKC